The window ATTTCAATACCCATCGAGGCATATTTAGCTCCCGCCTCTGCCAATTTTTCGAGGGTAGGATAACCGAACCGGTGCACATCACGCAAAGTCTTGTTGATCACGACAAGCCTTCCTCCAAAAAGGATCACCCTTCCAAAGCCTTCATGATGCATGCTCATCATGGGAACGATAAGGACACCCGTTCTTTTTTCGATGGTCAATGCCACAGCATTGAAAAAAAGTTCAACTCTCCACAAAACATCCGGATCAGGATCACCGATGATGGGAATCTCTTTTCTCTTCTGCGCATCAACAATATAATCTTTTAATAACTCTTCATCCTTTTTTCCATCCCAGTTCCCATAAGTATCCTGGGCTCGATACTGGTTGACCAGTTCATCGATAAAGCCGCTCAGCAGTTGATCATCCATTTTTACTTCGTTCAGTTTCATTTCTATTCCTCTTCAAAATCAAAAACCTTCTCTTTTCCCTTGTTCATCGCTTTCCTTAACCATGGGGGAGGCGTTCCATTAAGAATCTGTTGCAGCTTCACGAGGATATCTTCAATGGACTCAGCATGGTTTGACTTTACGGGATGTATGCCCTTGGCAACCACTCTTGCCGCCCCGGATCCCCCGATGGCCGCCACATAGAGTATCGAGCAATCCTTAATGGCTTCTAACTTAGGCTCCAGCTTGTCTTCATTGCCGTCTTCTTTAAGCTCACCGTCAAAACTCACGGTTTGCAAACAACGGTAGCCCTCTTTATCCACCTCGTAGATCATGATGTTTTTGGCCCATCCAAAATGGGCGTCAACTCTCGTTAAATCCTGTGTTGCAAAAGCAACTTTCATGATTGAAT is drawn from Methylacidiphilum infernorum V4 and contains these coding sequences:
- the nifX gene encoding nitrogen fixation protein NifX; this encodes MKVAFATQDLTRVDAHFGWAKNIMIYEVDKEGYRCLQTVSFDGELKEDGNEDKLEPKLEAIKDCSILYVAAIGGSGAARVVAKGIHPVKSNHAESIEDILVKLQQILNGTPPPWLRKAMNKGKEKVFDFEEE
- a CDS encoding NifX-associated nitrogen fixation protein; protein product: MKLNEVKMDDQLLSGFIDELVNQYRAQDTYGNWDGKKDEELLKDYIVDAQKRKEIPIIGDPDPDVLWRVELFFNAVALTIEKRTGVLIVPMMSMHHEGFGRVILFGGRLVVINKTLRDVHRFGYPTLEKLAEAGAKYASMGIEMISRFPEVARFEG